The segment GACCGATATAGAAGTGCTAACGGATTCCTGGCTGGAAACTGCATTAAAGTCCCTGCTACTCATACAGTCCAGGTATGGAAACTAGAAATGTGTATGTTGCTTTCTCAGCTCTTTCTGTCACTTAGACTTGCATGCGGTGCTGTGTTGCGGCAGTGTCCGTATGTAATGCTACTGCTGTTTGTCACAAGTACTGGGAAGCAAAGTGAATGAGTGCAGGAACTCCACTCCTGAGCGCCCTTTGGGATTTTTCTGCTGCAACATCTGTTGTTAGGAAGGTCCCCATAACAGGACTGTGCttgcaaaattgcatttctgccagagaatttctgttgaaaacaaaaagcaaacaaacaaaacccacaaatcaAAATCTTGGCCTAAAAGCCTCTTGAAAGCATGACAACAAAGCACATGGCACTTGGGAAGGCTGAGCAAGCTGCCCAGAGTAGCCCTCAGCACCACTGGCCATGGATATGCTTTTAcaagtgtttttcttgttttagaaaaaactGTGTGAACATCCTGATCACAACCACCCAACTGGTGCCAGCTCTTGCCAAAGTTCTCCTGTATGGATTGGGCGAGGTGTTTCCCATCGAAAATATTTATAGTGCTACAAAAATAGGTAAGGGGTAGGTAAGGGGCTGTGCTGAGTACCTGGCACTGAGGTGTCTGCTGTGGATTAGCTGGGATTTTTACACAGGAAATACAGtttctgcagctgagcagcccCCGTAGCTGCTGTGCTCGAGCTGCCCATGTAATAGTGGTGGCTTCTGGCCTCGCAAACTGAACTGGATGTTATCCCCTTCCCAGTAAGACAAGAACGTGTTCCTGTACTGGGAAGAAGGGACCTGTTCAGGCTTCTGTTACTGTCTGCCTAAGGCTCATTATAGTGGGATTGTCTTTTGGCAGGTAAAGAGAGCTGTTTTGAGAGGATCGTGTCACGATTTGGAAAGAAAGTCACCTATGTGGTAATCGGAGATGGGCGTGATGAAGAGGTTGCAGCTAAGCAGGTGGGtttctgcctctgcagaggTGGGATGTGGGTCGATGCAAAGGGAAGTTGCTGCAGCAGTGTTTTTCTGCAGGGACTCTTTCCAGGGCTGAACTCTTCAGGCTGGGGCAGCCGGGGGAAACTTTGCCTTTGATGCGAGAGATCTTTCACTACGTTAAGATGGGGAGTTTTCTGGCTCTTGGGGGTTCAAAGTTTCTGGTTTACTGTTGTTTAGGATTGCATGTAACACTGTCCTTGTAAAACAGTACCTTGATGTAGCATGTCTTGATGATAGCAATCAGTTAGGATAATGCAGTTTCTCAGAAGCACGGAGGGAGTCAGAGCTCGGTTGCCAGCAGTCAGATCAATACACAGCATCTACCATTAGTCTGAATTACAAACAAGGAGCAAACAGTTTGATTGATTTGGACAGGCCTGGATAGGTTGTTCAGTCATGCTAATTAAAGGCGATGAGGTGCACAGATTACTGTCAGGACATCGTCTCTGCAGGCTTCCCGCTGTCTGCCATGTGTCAGCTGTCATCTACACAGGTTCCCTGGGAGCCCTGCAAGGCTTCCCTGGGTGGAGCAGAGCTCGCAGCTGAGCACTGAGGTTTCCATCGTGAGTGTGCAAAGCAGCTGATAGTCGGTGCCGGTGCTGTCATAAACCGTTGTGCAGATAAGATAGGCTTCAGAGACCGATGTGCTGAGGTCCTTCCTGAACATGGTATGCTCAGACAGTGCTGTCAAAACCACCATACTGCACAACCCTACAGGTGTACCGTGACTGCTCCCACCTCGCTGTAAAATCACGCCGATAAACCTGACTTTGTCGTCTCTCTGTTCCAGCACAACATGCCTTTCTGGAGGATAACAAATCATGCAGACCTCGTGTCCCTTCACCAAGCCCTCGAGTTAGACTTCCTGTAAGAAGTCGGAGCAAAGGTGTTACTGCAGCTCCTGCAAGCACTCTCCATCGCTGGGGAGGTGGAAATCTCATACGTTTGGGGACTCGCTTTTCAGCTTGATGAAGAAAACATACCTAATGCAAACTGTACCGTAGAGCATGACACCAGGTCATTTCCTCAGGAGCGCAGGCCCTGCCAAGTACAAAGGTCCTATAAGGAAGCACTAGCCTCAGCAGAGCTAGAGCTTGTCTGAAGAAGAGACTTACAGAAGCCAGCTGAATTCCTCTAGCAGGTAGTCTCCAGAGGGAGGGGGTGATGCAACAGCAGAAGTATTTATAAGAGCCTTCTCCTTTCTATTCAGCTTAGTTGTAGAACCCCAGTAAACACAAAAccttatttttatagaaaaatactGATGGCAGAGCTGAACCTCCCTTGTTTCGCAAAGCCGAAAAGAgctatgttctttttttcataggaaatattaatgaaaatgtcaaaagtACCTCTATTGCTGTGAAATGtgtcctctctccttccctgggTGTTCAAAGCAGTTAATTTATTACAATGTCCTTATGTTATTTTCTCAGCGTGGGATTACTGGAAAATAGAAAGATAAGGGAATGTTTCTGGGATACATGGTTCCCTGTAGAGGAAAGTGCAGGTGTTCTGAGTTGATGCCGGTGGCTTCTAGTCAGTGTGTGCACAAGCCCTGTTAACAAGCAGGAGATCATTGGTATTCCAGCTATCCGTGACCCACCGTAGATCCCACAGATTTTCCCTGCAAAGGAAACCAAAACTGCCTATGAACATCAGATACAGCACAACGCTATTGCAGACTGCTCAGATGTGAACAGAGTCCTTGTCTGGACTAGGAATAATTTGAGGGAATTAAACGCTCATGAATGTTACAAAGAAGGGTATGGCTATTAACCTTCACCTCTGCTTTCCTGACTCCATTTGTGAGAGTAAGTTCCTTTTAGTAGAATCAGATTCAATTGTCTTGTATTCTTCTTTGCATTAGCCTAACTACATAGTTAGAAACAAAACCCTTATTAAGAGGGACTTAATTTTCTAAGACACTGTGACTTGGCAGCCTGGAGCACACTGGCCTTGGGAGTGATGGTTACACTGATTTTTCTGCTACCATCTCAGAAAAGAAGGCTGGAGTCGGTGACCTGCAGTACCGCTAGCCAAAACTGCCAGCTGGAGACTGGGGGCTGGCACAGGGTGCTGGTTTGGTGCCAGGCCGGGCTGTGTTCAGTGGTATCTGCCTCCTCCCCATACCCCGATGGCACCAAATCAGCAGGTGCCGAGGTTCCTGCACAGAGGACAGATTGCTGCGCCCCACCACacacctctgctgctcctgctgagcCAAACACCGCAGCTGCACCCAAACCCCTCCCAATCTCCAGCCCAGCGTGACCCTTCTGGGACCCACAGGGGACTGGCCTGAAAGCGTGTCACTTCAGGGAGGATGCTGACCTGCTCAGGCTGCGCCCACAGAAGCTGGTGATGTGTTTGCTGCATTCCTTTCATGGCATTAATTACTGAGGAATAATTTCCTTCAGTGCTGGGAGTTGCTGGGCCAGCTCAGCACATGCTCTGCTGTGCCCCAGGAGCGTCTGCTCCTGAGCCAGCTCCAGTCCCCACTGTGGAGGGGTTTGGATCTCCAGAGCTAAGGGACTGGACACAGAGGTCTCAGTTTCACATGTTCCTAgctccagttttgctttttataaaaaaaaaaaatcagaggagaTTCTCTAAGGTGGTCACAGGAGTCAGGAGTGGTCTGCTTTCCATCCAGCTCCTTCCTAGGTATTGGCCTTGTGCTGTGATCTCAGGTGGATGCTCTGGGTCTGCGTATTTCCCCAAGAACTCTCTGCTTCAGGAGCGTGCCGTCTGTGTAGAAGCTGCCGCCTGTGAGCAACGGTGACCTCTTGTCCCGTTAGAAAAATCAGAGGAGCCAATTTCTGCTGCAGGTGTTGCTGAACAGCTCGGTGTCTCTTGGCTGCATCTGGGGCACGCTGGGACCTGCTGTGcagtgctcagcagcagggttgaagagaagcagaagccCACAGGGGATGTTCTCCCATCTGCTGTGTACACCAGGTGGAGAGCTCGGGTGTGCTACCAGGTGTTCCCACGTAGCCAGGGCAGCCAATGTCAGTGTGTGCTAGTGTTTCACAGCAGGCCCTGTGCCGAGCAGGGAGAGATGCTACAGGGCTACAGCTCCATTACTGCTGGGTCCATAACGAGTCCAGTTCACCTGGGGTCCCTGTGAAGTGTCATTACTGCGTCAGCTGGAGCGGATCTGGTAGGAGATGAGCCATGCCGAGAAGCAGCCCCGTTGCTCCCAGGGTCTGAAATCTTACCAGAAGATCAGGTCTTATTTGCAGTCACAGAAGTCTGTGCTGGATCCTGAACATCTGTCTGCAGGTCCCCAGCGCATCCAGAGGTCTCCTGCAAGCGGGCTTGGGAGATGTCCCAGCCTGTGAAACAGCCTCTTCGGAGCATGTCTGGTACTCTGGCTGGCTGAACTTTGGGATTAAAACCTGTGCCTTAACCTCCCACCATCCGGCCTGGCTGAGCAGCCCCTTTGCTTCACTAACGTCCAAAGCAGCTTGCAGGAGAGCCGTGCTGGCCCGTGCTGGGAGGTGGGACGTGTTTGCCCAGGCACTCGCAGCGAGTGCTGGACCCAAGGTACcaagcagcccagcagctggctggctttgctttgtgtttgtttactttaaaatgttttaaggaaaatttaagATGTCGGCAGAATTTTAGCTGAGTGTGGAACTCTTGCAGCCAGTGACATTTCATACTGATATTTATACGATGTTCCCTTGAATGTATGTAAAGTACTTTTATAATAGCAGGTTGATGGtacatttctgtgtttatgtTTAATAAAGGTTGACctggctattttattttttttcctctgctggctGAATTTAAGACTTTTCCTGTCTCTTGTGTGGCAGGAACAGCATCTCTATCCaagcattgatttttcttctgtctctgtgcTCTCCCGTTACCCCTGACCTGGCTGTAGCTGAACTGGTGACAAACCTGAATGCCGGCCAGCCTGCTGGCCCGGGGTGCTGAGGCCGAGCCCACCTGGCTGCCGCTGGCCTCTGCTCCAGcttcactgcagctgcagaggctttaaaaaacccacctgatTCAGTAATACTTGCTGCTGCCAAGAGCCCTGGGGGAGATGTCCGTGCAGGGGCTCATGGAAAGCAGCAGGACCCCggagcccccagcagcccttgCTGTGCTACCGAGGGGGCgagccctgggctctgctggctgcGCAGCCTTTGCCCATTCATGGTCTGTGTAATGGGAACTGTCctgtgaactggaaaaaaaaaataataaagtctttattttctatAGTCACTGCTTCAGCCTGTTCTCTGACACCCCTGCAGTCAGTCCCTGTCCCCTGTGAGGGCCTGGGCTGGACTGGGTGGCACTGACGGTGTTCAGGGTGATGGTGCCGCAGGTCGCAGCGCAGCCGCTGGCACAAGCAGCCACCAGAGACCCTGGTCGCCAGGGTGTCCCATGGGAGACAGCGGTGGAGGTCCCGGCTCCTTGGCTCTGCTGTGGTGCTAGAGGAGCCGCACGGCGCTTGGATAGTCCCACGCAAACCTgcccttccctctttcttttgtACAAGGCCAACAAACGCTCTCCTCTGGACCGCTGCTGTCCTTGGCCATGGGCTTATCTTGTTACAGGAACAGCAATGAGCATTGCAGCCACTCCTGCAGCTgcatcctgctgcctccccctgccctggtgTGAGGGGGTGGGGGTCCCCTCCTGGGACAGGGTCCTGCCAGGACAGTGGGCGAGGGGAAGGGGCCAAAGGTCAACGCTGTGGGCAGCCGGGACGTGCcatggctgctggctgggcagcagcaaaAAGAGCCGGGGCCATGTTGGGAGCTGCTTGGATTTTGGCACTgagctggggcagccccacctgggaagcagcaggcGCCTGTGCCCAGGAGCCAGCGCGGCCCCACACTGACCACAGCGACAGGCACCCACAGCTGAGAAACCAGTTGTGGCCAACACCAGCCTGGTCATGGCGCTGGGAGCACTGCCTGGCGGGGGGGAATGCTGGCAAAGGGACCATAAGGCGGCCATAAGAAGCCAGAAGCACTGAACCAGGCTGCAGCCATACACCGGGACACGGCCACTATCCCCCAGGAGGACAGGGTCCCACGGCACTGCTGCatcctgccagcccccccccccccaatttgcTGCTCTAAGGAGAACAgcatggggctggggcagcaggaaaGGGGTGACGTGCCCAGCCCTGGCATCTGAGCCCAGCTTCAAGCACGAAGCTTCAGCGCTGCCCCTCTCCCTCAGCCCACAGCAGGAAGGGATCCGGCAAAGATGTCACGGGACCGAACCAATGTTTCTGTCCACAGAGAATCCACATTGGAATGTGTGTCCCCATTTCTGAAGCACTACCACAAGGCAGGGCATGGCCCCCACCTGCCCTGACCCTGCACCATCCCACACCACCCTCCCCAGGGCACGAGCACCCCACCACCCCTGCCCACCCAAGGCCACCACTCTCCCAATGCAGGGGAGTCCCTGCCCCTTCCCCGTCCCTCTCTGAACATGGTGATAACAGGCCACCTTTGACCTTCACAgcaaaacaggaggaggaaaatccTGCCTGGAAACAGAAAGATCAAATAGTTGCTGCCAGGGAGGGAACAAGCTCTCCCCCCCACACCGGCACCCACCTCCCCAAAGAGCAacggcagcagcagaaacagagagaacaaaccattgcagggtttttttttttctctgtgtgtgttttttttttttttttttggtgggttttttttttttaaaaaccattaaTAAATAACATGAGAAGCCAACATGGCAGTGCAGCCACGTGCTGgaaccccaccccaccccgccCATGAACACAGTGGCTCTCCCCGAGGGCACAGCCATGGGCGCTGTGCTGTGTACCACAGGACTTGCCAGGTGCTTGCCCATCACCCCGGCTTCTGCCAGGTCCCTCCAGCTGCCCAAAACAACAGCCGGCGGGGGGGCGCAGAATCAGAAGCAGGACTAACAGATCTATCTCCCCAGCAAGTCAAGTCACTTCTTTGGAGGAGCTGGCCTCAGACAGCAGActcaacagcagcagccctgtACAGGGAGTGCTGCCTTGCTGGTCGGGAAACTGCAAACTGGGTCTGGGCCAGCCATCGCATCCGCCTGTTCACGAGGTCGGGCGCCGAAAGCGAGCGAAACTCCAGCTCGTCGCTCCTCCTGTTAGCATCCACTTCGTCGTAGGCACCTTCTTGCTGCGCCCATACATTGGGGTGCAGCCACTTGTAGTAGGTGACTctcagcaccagccccagcaaGTAGCAGGGCAGGGCGGCGGAGACCACTGGGATGAGGTATGAGTGCTCATCAGAAGGGAAGCGGTACCAGAGCCAGGACAGGGCCAGCAGCGTGCTGTCCACCAGGATGAAGCCATGATAGATGATGCTGCGGTACAGTGTCCTCCCCTGCGCCACATTGAACCAGCTGAAGTAGAGGATCACAGCCACCATGGCCCGGTAGAGCTGCTCGGGGCCAGGTGACTCCATGAAGTCCGTGCCCTGCAGGCTGACCCAGAGGAACATCGCCAGCCACACAAGTGGAAAGTGGACAGCCACGCCGTAGGGCCAGAGCAGGGCAAAGAGGGCGACCGTGAGGATACGGGGGCAGATGAGGAAGAGGTTCCACAGAAAGTAGATGATGGAGGAGCCCAGGCTGAGCTCGTACTTGTCGTGCAGGAAGGAGCGCAGGGACTGGTGGTAGTCCAGTAGAGACCAGGTCACACACAGGAATGCAGTGCAGATCCCCAGTCCTGCAAACACGGTGGTGGAGATGCTGAGGGCAGACTGAGGGGGCCCAGCCTGGCCCAAACCTCCCCTTGCCCAGCATTGCTCAAACAAGCTCCCCACTAGCTCGCAAAGCAGCTGCTGCGAAGGGTCAGAGCCTCAGCACCAGCACCTctcccccagcctcctgccATCCCCAAAGAAGAGGCTGGTGCCCAGCCATGCCCAGGAGATGGGGAAGAAGCAGAGGGACGAAGTGGCTTCTACAGAGCTCGT is part of the Balearica regulorum gibbericeps isolate bBalReg1 chromosome 22, bBalReg1.pri, whole genome shotgun sequence genome and harbors:
- the XKR8 gene encoding XK-related protein 8, with the translated sequence MAPRFGPLQLALAAAGAAAAALDVCADGWVAAQYARGGQPGWAALVLALLAAASVATQACSWLWLRSDPPALRPDVPPWLLAALHLLQLGFLFRCLHALKVGWKVCWAKAAEEEEQSRMAFFSHDISMLRLFKTFLENSPQLTLLLYVILRTNKAEPSQGLGICTAFLCVTWSLLDYHQSLRSFLHDKYELSLGSSIIYFLWNLFLICPRILTVALFALLWPYGVAVHFPLVWLAMFLWVSLQGTDFMESPGPEQLYRAMVAVILYFSWFNVAQGRTLYRSIIYHGFILVDSTLLALSWLWYRFPSDEHSYLIPVVSAALPCYLLGLVLRVTYYKWLHPNVWAQQEGAYDEVDANRRSDELEFRSLSAPDLVNRRMRWLAQTQFAVSRPARQHSLYRAAAVESAV